In one window of Ruminococcus hominis DNA:
- a CDS encoding manganese efflux pump MntP: MSLLEIILISNGLTMDVFAYALSKGAMMSEIRKKNLLKICSIFTFWQVISMILGNLLTNIPFTAKLGMDVGHDSNTFSVLIFLGLGIYMIVKAIKEKPVEEKKDEIISAKQIIVWACITSIDAFIAGIGFGFLETDFLLLVFIIGITTIVMVIIGMYIGYWMGCQFRRTAVTIGGCILLFGAVEFIIRTLY; this comes from the coding sequence GTGAGTCTACTAGAGATTATTCTGATTTCGAATGGATTAACAATGGATGTTTTTGCATATGCTTTATCAAAAGGTGCGATGATGTCAGAAATCAGAAAAAAGAATTTATTGAAGATCTGCAGTATATTTACTTTTTGGCAGGTTATCAGTATGATACTGGGAAATCTGTTGACAAATATTCCTTTCACAGCAAAATTGGGAATGGATGTAGGTCATGATTCAAATACATTTTCCGTTTTAATTTTTCTTGGTCTTGGAATCTATATGATTGTGAAAGCAATTAAAGAAAAACCAGTCGAAGAAAAAAAAGATGAGATAATTTCAGCAAAACAAATCATTGTATGGGCCTGTATTACAAGTATAGATGCCTTTATTGCAGGAATTGGGTTTGGCTTTCTAGAAACAGATTTCTTATTACTGGTATTTATTATTGGAATCACCACAATAGTAATGGTCATTATCGGTATGTATATTGGTTATTGGATGGGATGTCAGTTTAGAAGGACTGCTGTAACAATCGGGGGCTGTATTTTACTTTTTGGTGCTGTTGAATTTATTATTCGCACACTGTATTAA
- a CDS encoding gamma-glutamyl-gamma-aminobutyrate hydrolase family protein produces the protein MEPKIGIVICGFTDGNKQFVSNDYIQSVRYSGGIPLVLPLVRSDHMIEQYASLCDGFLFCGGNDITPLLFGQEPKNGNGKTNITLDLFQIRTMKRILKTGKAMLAICRGMQIYNVACDGSIYQDISLQPGRHLDHMQQSKERSEVSHKIMVEPGSQLRNYIGQKLYVNSYHHQSIENLGNGLIACARASDKTIEALEMI, from the coding sequence ATGGAACCGAAAATAGGAATTGTAATTTGTGGATTTACAGACGGAAACAAACAATTTGTCTCAAATGATTATATTCAATCTGTCCGATATTCCGGTGGTATTCCGCTTGTACTTCCGCTTGTCAGGTCCGACCACATGATTGAGCAGTATGCAAGTCTTTGCGACGGATTTTTATTTTGTGGTGGCAATGATATCACACCACTTTTATTTGGACAGGAGCCAAAAAACGGAAATGGAAAGACAAATATTACATTGGATTTATTCCAGATTCGTACAATGAAACGAATATTGAAAACAGGGAAAGCCATGCTTGCAATCTGTCGTGGAATGCAGATCTATAATGTAGCTTGCGATGGGAGTATTTATCAGGATATCTCTCTGCAGCCGGGAAGACATTTGGATCATATGCAGCAATCGAAAGAGAGAAGTGAAGTGAGTCATAAGATCATGGTAGAGCCAGGCAGCCAATTGAGAAACTATATCGGACAGAAATTGTATGTCAACAGTTATCACCATCAGTCCATTGAAAATTTGGGGAATGGATTGATTGCATGTGCAAGAGCTTCAGACAAAACGATAGAGGCACTGGAAATGATATAA
- a CDS encoding translation factor GTPase family protein — protein sequence MDKKLVIGILAHVDAGKTTLSESMLYQSGSIRKLGRVDKGDAFLDTYQLERERGITIFSKQAQLSIGDLNITLLDTPGHVDFSAEMERTLQVLDYAILVINGADGIQGHTETLWRLLERYQIPVFLFINKMDQAGTDKDKLIKELKKRLNENCVDFSSSDIDGFNESIAICNEYVLEDFLEKGTIETEQISQMIKRRELFPCYFGSALKIIGVDEFMQGIVEYSESVKLSDTSTQQFGAKVYKISRDEQGNRLTYIKVTSGNIKVKDLLTGQNKQKDDRWEEKINQIRIYSGAKYETVNQADKGTICAITGLTQTYPGEGLGIEKDSDIPILEPVLTYQILLPEDCEVHSMLEKLRQLEEEEPLLHIIWNEKLGEIYAQLMGEVQIEVLKNLIWERFHVRVEFGVGNIVYKETIRQSVEGVGHFEPLRHYAEVHLLLEPAESGSGLHFFTNCSQDELDLNWQRLILTHLEEKEHCGVLTGSAITDMHITLIAGRAHQKHTEGGDFRQATYRAVRQGLKKAESILLEPYYSYRLEVPADMVGRAMTDIQRMNGSFDTPLQDGESAILTGSAPVVTMRDYQTEVISYTKGRGRLSCTLEGYKPCHNQEEVVKEVEYDSERDLDNPTGSVFCAHGAGFVVKWDEVENYMHLQSTLESKESLDEELIFPTAAARRASTYLEMTEEDRKELDAMVEASRRKREAARKSYAYRKDFSNEKIAVNSSTKSYSNKKKQKEYLLVDGYNIIFAWEELNELAQVNMDAARGCLQDVLCNYQGIKKCELILVFDAYKVEGFSGEIQKYHNIHVVYTKEAETADQYIEKVAHEIGRKYLVTVATSDGTEQVIIRGQGCHLLSAKELKEEVEFANKELRQYYSEDTSLERNYLFQYLDKDTARQMEEVRLGINISEQKKKK from the coding sequence ATGGATAAAAAACTTGTAATTGGAATTTTAGCACATGTCGATGCCGGGAAGACAACGCTTTCAGAAAGCATGCTATATCAAAGCGGAAGTATCCGAAAGCTGGGGCGTGTTGATAAAGGAGATGCTTTTCTAGATACATATCAACTTGAAAGAGAAAGGGGAATTACGATTTTCTCTAAACAAGCTCAACTCTCTATCGGAGATTTAAACATTACACTTTTGGATACTCCCGGACATGTAGATTTTTCAGCAGAGATGGAGCGGACACTCCAAGTATTGGATTATGCAATTCTTGTTATTAACGGAGCGGATGGCATTCAGGGACATACCGAAACTTTGTGGAGATTATTGGAACGTTACCAGATTCCTGTTTTTCTTTTTATAAATAAAATGGACCAGGCAGGAACGGACAAAGATAAACTTATAAAAGAATTAAAAAAGCGACTAAATGAAAACTGTGTAGATTTCAGTTCCTCAGATATAGATGGGTTTAATGAATCTATAGCAATATGTAATGAATACGTATTAGAGGATTTTCTAGAAAAGGGAACAATTGAGACAGAACAGATTTCCCAAATGATTAAAAGAAGAGAACTGTTTCCATGTTACTTTGGATCTGCTTTGAAGATAATAGGTGTAGATGAGTTTATGCAAGGTATTGTAGAATATTCAGAATCAGTCAAGCTGTCAGATACTTCAACACAGCAGTTTGGTGCAAAAGTATATAAAATAAGCAGAGATGAACAAGGAAATCGACTTACATATATCAAAGTGACAAGTGGAAATATTAAAGTAAAAGATTTGCTGACAGGACAAAACAAACAAAAAGACGATAGGTGGGAAGAAAAAATAAACCAGATTCGTATTTATTCTGGTGCGAAATATGAAACCGTAAATCAGGCAGATAAAGGGACAATATGTGCAATTACAGGTCTTACTCAGACGTACCCGGGAGAAGGACTGGGAATAGAAAAGGATTCTGATATTCCGATTCTAGAACCTGTACTTACTTATCAAATTCTTCTGCCAGAGGATTGCGAAGTACATTCTATGTTGGAAAAACTTCGTCAATTAGAAGAGGAAGAGCCTTTATTACATATTATATGGAATGAAAAGTTGGGAGAAATCTACGCTCAATTGATGGGGGAAGTTCAGATTGAGGTGTTAAAAAATTTAATATGGGAACGCTTTCATGTACGAGTGGAATTTGGCGTGGGAAATATTGTATATAAGGAAACAATTCGTCAATCCGTAGAAGGTGTTGGTCATTTTGAACCTTTAAGACATTATGCTGAAGTACACTTACTTTTGGAACCTGCAGAATCCGGAAGTGGATTACATTTTTTTACAAATTGTAGTCAGGACGAACTTGACTTAAACTGGCAACGACTAATTTTAACTCATCTTGAAGAGAAAGAGCATTGTGGTGTATTGACCGGTTCAGCAATTACTGACATGCATATTACATTAATAGCAGGTAGAGCACACCAGAAACATACAGAAGGAGGAGATTTTAGGCAGGCAACGTATCGTGCAGTGCGTCAAGGACTCAAGAAAGCCGAAAGCATTTTGCTTGAACCATATTATAGCTATCGTTTGGAAGTACCTGCCGATATGGTCGGTCGTGCAATGACAGATATCCAACGTATGAACGGAAGCTTTGATACTCCGCTTCAGGATGGGGAGAGTGCTATTCTGACAGGGAGTGCGCCTGTTGTGACTATGCGGGACTATCAGACAGAAGTGATCAGTTATACAAAAGGGCGTGGTCGTTTATCTTGTACTTTGGAAGGATATAAACCATGTCACAATCAAGAAGAAGTAGTAAAAGAAGTTGAATATGATTCAGAACGAGATTTGGACAATCCGACCGGTTCAGTATTTTGCGCACATGGAGCCGGGTTTGTTGTAAAATGGGATGAAGTAGAAAATTATATGCATCTGCAAAGCACTCTGGAATCAAAGGAATCTCTTGATGAAGAATTGATTTTCCCGACTGCGGCGGCACGTCGTGCATCGACATATCTGGAAATGACAGAAGAAGATCGAAAAGAACTGGATGCGATGGTGGAAGCTTCACGACGCAAAAGAGAAGCTGCACGGAAAAGTTATGCTTATCGAAAAGATTTTTCAAATGAGAAAATAGCAGTAAATAGCAGTACAAAATCGTATTCTAATAAGAAGAAACAAAAGGAATATTTATTAGTAGATGGATACAATATTATATTTGCATGGGAAGAACTCAATGAACTGGCACAAGTAAATATGGATGCTGCCAGAGGGTGTTTACAAGATGTGTTGTGCAATTATCAAGGAATCAAAAAATGTGAATTGATATTAGTATTTGATGCTTATAAAGTAGAAGGTTTTTCTGGTGAAATACAGAAATATCATAATATACATGTTGTGTATACAAAAGAAGCTGAAACTGCAGATCAATATATTGAGAAAGTAGCTCATGAAATTGGAAGAAAATATCTTGTCACCGTTGCTACTTCAGATGGCACAGAACAAGTGATTATAAGAGGACAAGGCTGCCATCTTCTGTCTGCGAAAGAGTTAAAAGAAGAGGTCGAATTTGCTAATAAGGAATTAAGACAATATTATTCTGAAGATACATCACTCGAGAGAAACTATTTGTTTCAATATCTGGATAAAGATACAGCCAGGCAAATGGAAGAGGTTCGATTGGGAATCAATATTTCAGAGCAAAAAAAGAAAAAATAA
- a CDS encoding aminotransferase: MAAYKNLSVEELKELKTKLDAEFEEVKARGLNLDMSRGKPSAEQLNLSMGMMDVLTSDTDLICQEGVDCRNYGVLDGITEAKQLLADMMEVPKQNIIIFGNSSLNVMYDQIARAMTHGVLGSTPWAKLDKVKFLCPVPGYDRHFAITEHFGIEMINVPMTATGPDMDIVEKLVAEDDAIKGIWCVPKYSNPQGITYSDETVRRFARLKPAAKDFRIYWDNAYGIHHLYEDKQDQLIEILEECEKAGNPNLAYKFSSTSKISFPGSGIAAIASSDENLAEIRKQMQVQTIGHDKVNQLRHARFFGDINGMVEHMRKHADILRPKFDAVLETLDRELGGLEIGSWIAPRGGYFISFDSMEGCAKAIVAKAKEAGLVMTGAGATFPYGKDPKDSNIRIAPSYPTLEDLKVAAEIFVLSVKIVSVDKLLGNL, from the coding sequence ATGGCGGCATACAAAAATTTAAGCGTAGAAGAATTAAAAGAATTAAAAACAAAGTTAGATGCAGAATTTGAAGAGGTAAAAGCCAGAGGATTGAATTTGGATATGTCTCGTGGTAAACCGTCTGCAGAACAGTTGAACCTGTCTATGGGAATGATGGATGTACTGACAAGTGATACCGATTTAATCTGTCAGGAAGGTGTTGATTGTAGAAACTATGGAGTATTAGATGGAATCACAGAAGCTAAACAGCTTCTTGCTGATATGATGGAAGTACCTAAACAAAATATTATCATCTTTGGAAATTCTAGCTTGAATGTTATGTATGATCAGATTGCACGTGCAATGACTCACGGAGTTCTTGGAAGTACACCATGGGCAAAATTAGACAAAGTAAAATTCCTTTGCCCTGTACCAGGATATGACAGACATTTTGCAATTACAGAACATTTCGGAATTGAGATGATTAATGTTCCTATGACTGCTACTGGTCCAGATATGGACATTGTAGAAAAGCTGGTTGCAGAAGATGATGCAATCAAGGGAATCTGGTGTGTACCAAAATATTCTAATCCACAAGGAATTACATATTCAGATGAAACGGTACGTCGTTTTGCAAGATTAAAACCAGCAGCAAAGGATTTCCGTATTTATTGGGATAATGCGTATGGTATTCATCATTTATATGAGGATAAACAGGATCAGCTGATTGAAATTTTGGAAGAGTGTGAGAAAGCAGGAAATCCAAACCTTGCATATAAATTCTCATCTACATCAAAAATCAGTTTTCCAGGATCAGGAATTGCTGCAATTGCTTCATCAGATGAAAATCTTGCAGAAATCCGCAAACAGATGCAGGTTCAGACAATTGGTCACGATAAGGTAAATCAGCTTCGTCATGCCAGATTCTTCGGAGATATTAATGGGATGGTAGAGCACATGAGAAAACATGCTGATATACTTCGTCCAAAATTTGATGCAGTACTTGAAACTCTTGATAGAGAACTTGGCGGATTAGAAATCGGATCATGGATCGCACCACGAGGCGGTTATTTTATCTCCTTTGATTCAATGGAGGGATGTGCAAAAGCAATTGTCGCTAAAGCAAAAGAAGCGGGTCTTGTTATGACCGGAGCAGGAGCAACATTCCCATATGGTAAAGATCCAAAAGATAGCAATATCCGTATTGCCCCTTCATACCCAACACTTGAAGATTTGAAAGTGGCCGCAGAAATCTTTGTATTGAGTGTTAAGATTGTCAGTGTTGATAAATTACTTGGCAATTTATAA
- a CDS encoding TetR/AcrR family transcriptional regulator C-terminal domain-containing protein, producing MEDKKELTKDLLTASFRELVLQIPFEKITIKMITDGAGVIRPTFYKHFQDKYEVLEWILKTEIKDKIQVLIDNNMEADIFRLLCNCLEKDHAFYRKAYEITGQNSFEELMSDYIYHLFLLILSKYPLKAPDKLAVLTIEAIARFYTFGLADSLKYWICQDTLFSGEEVHAAYNYIIRNSVLDLLEYPLR from the coding sequence ATGGAAGACAAGAAAGAACTGACTAAAGACCTGCTTACTGCATCCTTCAGAGAGCTGGTTCTTCAGATTCCTTTTGAAAAAATTACAATTAAAATGATCACTGATGGAGCTGGTGTTATCCGTCCTACTTTTTATAAACATTTTCAAGATAAATATGAAGTTTTGGAATGGATATTAAAAACAGAAATTAAAGATAAAATTCAAGTATTGATTGATAATAATATGGAAGCAGATATCTTTCGTTTATTATGCAACTGCCTTGAAAAAGATCATGCCTTTTATCGAAAAGCATACGAAATAACAGGACAGAATTCATTTGAAGAATTAATGAGTGACTATATTTATCATTTATTCTTACTAATTTTATCAAAATATCCATTAAAAGCCCCTGACAAGCTGGCTGTTCTTACTATTGAAGCTATCGCTCGTTTCTATACTTTTGGATTAGCAGATTCTTTGAAATACTGGATTTGTCAGGACACACTTTTTTCAGGTGAAGAGGTTCACGCCGCTTATAATTATATTATTCGTAACTCTGTATTAGATTTATTAGAGTATCCGCTTAGATAA
- a CDS encoding argininosuccinate synthase — MSKEKVVLAYSGGLDTTAIIPWLKENFGYEVICCCIDCGQGEELDGLDERAKLSGASKLYIENIVDDFCDNYIVPCVKAGAVYENKYLLGTSMARPAIAKKLVEIARKEGAVAICHGATGKGNDQIRFELGIKALAPDIKIIAPWRMTDVWTMQSREDEIAYCQQHGIDLPFDAKHSYSRDRNLWHISHEGLELEDPANEPNYDDLLVLGVSPEKAPDEGEYVTMTFEAGVPKSVNGKEMKVSDIIKELNRLGGKHGIGIIDIVENRVVGMKSRGVYETPGGTILMAAHEQLEELVLDRATYEVKKDLGNKFAQIVYEGKWFTPLREAIQAFMDVTQEYVTGEVKFKLYKGNIIKAGETSPYSLYSESLASFTTGDLYDHHDADGFITLFGLPLKVRAMKMQELKKNK; from the coding sequence ATGAGTAAAGAAAAAGTTGTATTAGCATATTCTGGTGGTCTTGACACGACTGCTATTATCCCATGGTTAAAAGAAAATTTTGGTTATGAAGTAATCTGTTGCTGTATCGATTGTGGACAGGGAGAAGAATTAGACGGATTAGATGAACGTGCAAAATTATCCGGAGCTTCTAAATTATATATTGAAAACATTGTAGATGATTTCTGTGATAATTATATTGTACCTTGTGTAAAGGCCGGCGCTGTATATGAAAACAAATATCTGCTTGGAACTTCTATGGCTCGTCCTGCAATTGCAAAAAAATTAGTTGAGATTGCACGTAAAGAAGGTGCTGTTGCTATCTGTCATGGGGCAACAGGAAAAGGTAATGATCAGATTCGTTTTGAACTTGGTATCAAAGCACTTGCTCCTGACATTAAAATTATTGCTCCATGGAGAATGACGGATGTATGGACAATGCAGTCACGTGAAGATGAAATTGCATATTGCCAGCAGCATGGAATTGATCTTCCTTTTGATGCAAAACACAGTTATAGCCGTGACCGTAACTTATGGCATATCAGCCATGAAGGTCTCGAACTGGAAGATCCTGCAAACGAACCAAATTACGATGATTTGCTTGTACTTGGAGTTTCCCCGGAGAAAGCTCCTGATGAAGGCGAATATGTAACAATGACATTTGAAGCCGGAGTTCCAAAATCAGTAAATGGTAAAGAAATGAAAGTTTCTGATATCATCAAAGAACTGAATCGCCTCGGTGGAAAACATGGTATCGGTATCATCGACATCGTAGAGAACCGTGTTGTTGGTATGAAATCTCGTGGTGTATATGAGACACCTGGTGGAACAATTTTAATGGCTGCACATGAACAGCTGGAAGAACTAGTTCTTGATCGTGCTACATATGAAGTAAAGAAAGATCTTGGAAACAAATTTGCACAGATTGTATATGAAGGAAAATGGTTTACTCCACTTCGTGAAGCTATTCAGGCATTTATGGATGTTACACAAGAATATGTAACAGGTGAAGTAAAATTCAAGCTGTATAAAGGTAATATCATCAAAGCCGGTGAGACATCTCCATATTCTCTGTACAGCGAGTCTCTTGCAAGCTTTACAACAGGTGATTTGTATGACCACCATGATGCAGATGGATTCATTACATTGTTCGGACTTCCATTAAAGGTTCGTGCTATGAAAATGCAGGAATTAAAAAAGAATAAATAA
- a CDS encoding spore coat protein gives MDEKAMVNDALVGVNGELKMFGEMIAQTENKELKQCLKQIRNQCEMSQEKLYQVAREKSYYVPAEKATQEEVEHVKSILTQPKTFF, from the coding sequence ATGGACGAAAAAGCAATGGTAAATGATGCCCTTGTTGGGGTAAATGGCGAATTAAAAATGTTTGGGGAGATGATTGCACAGACTGAAAACAAAGAATTAAAACAATGTTTGAAGCAAATTCGCAATCAATGCGAAATGTCACAGGAAAAGCTCTATCAGGTAGCTCGCGAAAAGAGTTACTATGTTCCTGCAGAAAAAGCGACACAGGAAGAAGTAGAACATGTGAAATCAATTTTGACTCAGCCGAAAACGTTCTTCTAA
- a CDS encoding DUF975 family protein, giving the protein MLKRKEMKKRAKQVVKKHYWLLLILCLGMALFGTEFSSTLNFVRTERTEMDSKTKEIKNAIQYNSRLALDDILNDALDGHIDEAYRLANNLKLEEITQNSTVQKGIVLGRSRGILADLVNNITSGYFLVVLLSAIESLGLSKNIIIALFIILSAIVLFLVWMFIKNVLQTILRRMVLECRLYDKVPFQRILFLAKVKKWCKVAVTLAMKVLFQTLWACTIIGGVIKRYSYYLVPYIVAENPDIGWKEAITLSRKMMGGYKWECFKLEMSFLLWDMVGFLTLGISDLFYTNAYKIATYTEFYIQVRLFAKKNCVKGIELLNDLYLYEKADALTLDEAYIDVLFMDYYLPKKTEHLNGIKGFMARNLGITLYPRKEELQLEKMQYEDAKFRLMQDALTGKGYPSRLFPIPEKEKDVKAGHINYMRRYSPISLILIFFVFCVTGWVWEVSLHLVADGTFVNRGMLHGPWIPIYGAGSLLILTLLYRLRRKPILEFTAIVILSGVIEYMTSYYTECLFNGKKWWDYQGYFLNLDGRICAEGLLTFGIGGMILVYLIAPMLDNYLRKMKTQIAVPLCVILLSLFMIDQVYSFINPNTGHGITDYISKIYIETNSSVRG; this is encoded by the coding sequence ATGCTTAAGAGAAAAGAAATGAAAAAGCGTGCAAAGCAGGTTGTAAAGAAACACTATTGGCTGTTACTTATCCTTTGTCTTGGAATGGCACTGTTTGGCACCGAATTTTCATCTACATTAAATTTTGTTCGAACAGAACGAACAGAAATGGATAGCAAAACAAAAGAAATTAAAAACGCTATTCAATATAATTCAAGATTAGCATTAGATGATATATTAAATGATGCATTAGATGGACATATTGATGAGGCCTATAGACTGGCAAATAATCTTAAATTAGAAGAAATTACGCAAAACAGTACAGTTCAAAAAGGAATTGTGCTTGGAAGAAGCAGGGGAATACTGGCTGATTTAGTAAATAATATTACTTCAGGTTATTTCCTTGTAGTATTGCTTAGTGCAATAGAAAGTCTTGGATTGTCAAAAAATATAATAATTGCACTTTTTATAATATTATCCGCTATTGTGCTATTTTTAGTATGGATGTTTATCAAAAATGTACTTCAGACAATTCTTAGAAGAATGGTTCTGGAATGCAGATTATACGATAAAGTACCTTTTCAAAGGATTTTATTTCTGGCAAAAGTAAAGAAATGGTGTAAAGTAGCGGTAACATTGGCGATGAAAGTATTATTTCAGACTCTTTGGGCATGCACTATTATCGGAGGCGTTATCAAACGATATTCGTATTATCTGGTTCCCTATATTGTAGCAGAAAATCCAGATATTGGTTGGAAAGAAGCAATTACATTATCTCGAAAAATGATGGGTGGATACAAGTGGGAATGCTTTAAATTAGAAATGTCTTTCTTATTATGGGATATGGTAGGTTTTTTGACATTAGGAATATCGGATTTGTTTTATACAAATGCATATAAGATTGCAACGTATACAGAGTTTTATATCCAAGTAAGACTTTTTGCAAAAAAGAATTGTGTTAAGGGAATAGAATTACTTAATGACTTATATTTATATGAAAAAGCGGATGCATTAACATTGGATGAGGCGTATATAGATGTTTTATTTATGGATTATTATTTGCCAAAGAAGACGGAGCATTTGAACGGAATTAAGGGATTTATGGCGCGAAATCTTGGAATTACACTTTATCCAAGAAAGGAAGAGCTTCAACTTGAGAAAATGCAATATGAGGATGCAAAATTCCGATTGATGCAGGACGCTTTGACAGGAAAAGGATATCCATCAAGATTGTTTCCTATTCCTGAAAAGGAAAAAGATGTAAAAGCCGGACATATTAACTATATGCGAAGATATTCACCAATCTCTTTGATATTGATATTTTTTGTTTTTTGTGTCACAGGATGGGTGTGGGAAGTAAGCCTTCATTTGGTAGCAGACGGAACATTTGTAAATCGCGGAATGTTGCACGGACCATGGATTCCTATCTATGGGGCCGGAAGCTTATTGATCCTTACATTATTATATCGCTTGCGCAGGAAACCGATATTGGAGTTTACAGCAATTGTAATACTTTCGGGTGTAATTGAATATATGACATCGTATTATACAGAATGCTTGTTTAATGGGAAAAAATGGTGGGATTATCAAGGATACTTTTTAAATCTAGATGGTAGAATTTGTGCAGAGGGTCTTTTAACTTTTGGTATAGGGGGAATGATTCTTGTATATCTGATAGCTCCAATGTTAGATAATTATTTAAGAAAAATGAAAACACAAATTGCAGTTCCGTTATGTGTTATTCTTTTAAGTTTATTTATGATAGATCAAGTATATTCTTTTATAAACCCGAATACCGGTCATGGAATTACCGATTATATCAGTAAAATATACATAGAAACGAATAGCTCAGTCAGAGGTTAA
- a CDS encoding radical SAM protein, producing MATIKHQAARAAFGAAADVTLKYLNKDPENREKSLLKIVDLTENFAKDRFKPESYEAARAMIRDKDSKWMQYINRIFDEVSPNVIKKTAMNLGFEAMLSGTKIMHEMREKYQCNIPWLILIDPTSACNLHCTGCWAAEYGHTMSLTYDELDSIITQGKELGIYLYMYTGGEPLVRKADIIKLCEKHNDCAFHAFTNGTLVDDAFCEEMDRVGNLSLSISLEGYEEVNDGRRGQGVFDKVMKAMDTLKAHGQIFGTSICYTRANIDTVTSDEFLDMIIDKGCRYAWYFHYMPVGNDAAVELLPTKEQREYMYHRIREIRGKEGGKQIFAFDFQNDGEFVGGCIAGGRNYCHINPNGDVEPCVFIHYSGANIKEVSLLDALRQPLFMAYREGQPFNNNHLRPCPMLENPEKLREMVEKTGAKSTDMQSPENVEHLCAKCDAYAAEWKEKAEELWNNNKK from the coding sequence ATGGCAACAATTAAACATCAGGCAGCAAGAGCTGCATTTGGAGCTGCAGCAGACGTAACATTAAAATATTTAAACAAGGACCCAGAAAACCGTGAAAAGAGTTTATTGAAAATTGTAGATTTGACGGAGAATTTTGCAAAAGATCGTTTTAAACCAGAATCTTATGAAGCTGCAAGAGCAATGATTCGTGACAAGGACAGTAAATGGATGCAGTATATTAATCGGATTTTTGACGAAGTAAGTCCAAATGTAATCAAAAAAACAGCAATGAATCTTGGATTTGAAGCAATGTTGAGCGGAACAAAGATTATGCATGAAATGCGCGAAAAATATCAGTGCAATATTCCATGGCTCATTTTAATAGATCCAACAAGTGCTTGTAATTTACATTGTACCGGATGTTGGGCAGCTGAATATGGTCATACAATGTCTTTAACTTATGATGAACTGGACAGCATTATTACGCAAGGAAAAGAATTAGGAATTTATCTCTATATGTATACAGGAGGAGAGCCTCTTGTACGTAAAGCAGATATTATTAAATTATGTGAAAAACATAACGATTGTGCGTTCCATGCATTTACAAATGGTACCTTAGTTGATGATGCATTCTGTGAAGAGATGGACCGAGTTGGCAATCTTTCATTATCAATCAGTCTGGAAGGATATGAAGAAGTAAATGATGGAAGACGTGGTCAGGGTGTGTTTGATAAAGTTATGAAAGCCATGGATACTTTGAAAGCACATGGACAAATATTTGGTACCTCTATCTGCTATACAAGAGCAAATATTGACACTGTTACATCCGATGAATTTCTTGATATGATTATCGACAAAGGGTGCCGTTATGCATGGTATTTCCATTATATGCCAGTTGGAAATGATGCGGCAGTAGAATTGCTTCCAACAAAAGAACAGAGAGAATATATGTATCATAGGATTCGTGAGATTCGAGGTAAAGAAGGCGGTAAACAGATATTTGCATTTGATTTCCAAAATGATGGCGAATTTGTAGGCGGTTGTATCGCAGGTGGACGTAACTACTGTCATATCAATCCAAACGGGGATGTTGAACCATGCGTATTTATTCATTATTCAGGTGCAAATATTAAAGAAGTAAGTCTTCTGGATGCATTGAGACAGCCATTATTTATGGCATATCGCGAGGGTCAGCCATTTAATAATAATCATCTTCGTCCATGTCCAATGCTGGAGAATCCGGAGAAGTTAAGAGAAATGGTAGAAAAGACAGGCGCAAAATCGACAGATATGCAGTCTCCTGAAAATGTAGAACATCTATGTGCAAAATGTGATGCTTATGCAGCAGAGTGGAAAGAGAAAGCAGAAGAGCTTTGGAATAATAACAAAAAGTAA